In Deltaproteobacteria bacterium, the genomic stretch CCCTCCAAAAACTTTTAACGCGAGTTGGTTTCCCCCTGTTTTGCCTGGCAAAACAGGGGGAAACCAACTCGTATTAAAAGTCTTTGAAGGGGGTCTGGGGGAAACTTTCTACAGAAAGTTTCCCCCAGAGCAATAAATCAGAGCTTCCTTGCGGAAGGATCTCACAAGGCAAGACCCCCGGCCCTTGCGTTCGGGGCCGGGGGTCTTTGGGGACAGGAAGGACCTCCTGGTGTCAGGGGTCTTCCGGGGCGAAGCCGTCGGCGTCCTATTTCCAGGCGCCCGTGGAGTGCGAGGACTTGAAGAAGTGGATCCTGCCTATGGTGGCAAAGAAGTCTGCCGAGGGGTCCGCTGCGGCGGCAGCCTTTTCGGCCGTGTCCTCGTCGATGACCGACGTGTTGAACGTCTTGTCGACCGTCACGAAGCGTTCGTAGTGTATGCCGTCGGTAGTGCAGTCGAAGGTGTTGACCGTCACGGGGGCGCTCCCGATCTGGTACTCGGCGCCGCCGATGAACCGGCAGGCCACGAGCCCGTGATCGTTGAATCCGCTGTAGCGCTTGCTGCTTACGGCGTCAGCGCCGGACGCGAGGGCCGCCACGATGAGTGCCGCCATTATCGCCGTTGTGGTGTTCTTCATCTTCATCACCCCCTCTTACTATACTTATCGTCATTGGCCTGTAAGAACTGTAGCTCTATTCCAATAAATTAGTAACATGTGTAACTGCGGTGAAAGGGCCGTTAAGCTATTGACTTGCTTTTTGTCGTTGAATTTTCTATATTAAGGAAGCAAGGAAGCTCTGGCTTGTTGCACCGGGGGAGACTTTCTGTAGAAGGGCCAATGTCCACGTTTCCCCCTGCCCCAGCCAGCGTATGTTACTCGGTTCTTAGGCCGTACCGGGGGTTCGGGCCGCAAAGGCGTAAAGATCCCGCCTGGCGCGGCCCGAACCCCCGGTACGGCCCTCCGAGGCGGCCGGCGCGCTCTTTCTGCCTCCCATGAAAACAAGACCGTTGCTCAGAGGCTTTTTCATCGCCGTGCTCGTCGTCGCGGCCGCCTGGTGCGACGCTGCGGCGGCGCAGGCCCGCCTCGACGATGTGAAGGTATCGACGGACCCGCCCTTCACCGTCTCCTTCGCCGTGAGCGACGCCTTCAACGACGACCTCGTCGAGGCCATAAGGAGCGGCATCCCCACCACCTTCACGTACGTGGCCGAGCTCCACAGGCTCAACACCCTCTGGTTCGACGAGCCCGTTCAGAGCTGGACCTTCAGGCACACGGTCAAGTACGATACGCTCAAGGAAGAGTACGAGGTGACCCTCGGCGAGAAGCCGGGAGAGGAGCCTGGCTCGAAGGTGAGGACCAGGGACTTCGACGAGATGAAGCGGCTCATGGCGACGGTCGATGACGTGGCGCTGAGGCCGGAACATAAGCTCGAAGAGGGCGCAAGCTATGAGCTCAGGCTCATGGCGAGGCTCAACGCCGTGGACCTGCCTGGCATCCTCGACTACATCTTCTTCTTCGTCAAGTTCTGGGACGTTGAGACCGACTGGTACGTCCACGGCTTCGTCTACGGCGGGAAGGAGCAAGGGGGGGCCGGCGCCGGGGGACGACGATGAACGAGACCTTCAGGATAGAGGCGGACAGGAAGAGGCGGCGCCGGGAGTTCTATATAATCCTCGCGGTCATCCCCCTCATCGTCCTCCTCATCTATCTGGAGAGCCACGTGGCCGTCATCAAGGACGTGCCCGTCTCCACCAACATCCTCGTCTTCGGCCTCATAAACATCAACATCATTCTCCTCACCCTGCTCATCTTCCTCATCCTGCGCAATACGGTGAAGCTCTTCTTCGAGAGCAAGCGCAGGGTGATGGGCTCGCGGCTGCGCACAAAGCTCATAACGGCCTTCGTGGCGCTGAGCATCATCCCCACGTTCCTGCTCTTCTTCATCGTCATAGGCTTCATAAACAAGAGCATCGACGGCTGGTTCGACATAAAGATCGAGGATTCGCTCGAGGACTCGCTCGAGCTCGCCCAGAACTACTACCGCGACACGGCCGACAAGACCCTTTCGGCGGCCCGCCGGATAGCCGACGACCTGAGCACAAGCGGGCTCGTCTTCCGAAAGGTCGGGATCTGGCGCCTCATAGAGAGCCAGCGTCGCGCCGGGGACTTCGCGACCGTCGAGGTCTTCAGCTCCCAGGGCACGCGCATAGGCTACGCCATATCGAGAAAGGTCACCAAGACCATGGTCCCCAACATCGCTCCCGAGCCGGTGGCGGACTCGCTCGACGGCGAGGCCTGGAGCTTTGTGGAGACCATGCCCATAGGCGACGTCGTGCGGGGTCTCGCACCCATACACTCGGTGGACGGTGAGCGCGTCATAGGGGCGGTGGTGGTGAGCTACTACGTGCCGAGATCGCAGATAGCCAAGATGCGCGAGATATCGTCGGCCTTCGAGAACTACAAGCAGCTCAAGCTCCTCAAGAATCCGGTCAAGGCGAGTTACTTCACCATATTGCTCGTCATAACGCTGCTCATCGTATTCTTCTCCATATGGATAGGCCGCTACATAGCCCGCGAGATAACGGTGCCCATCCACGAGCTCGCCGAGGCGACCCACGCCGTGGCCAGCGGCGACCTCGACGTGCGCATAAACGCCGAGAGCAAGGACGAGGTGGGGCTGCTGGTGCGCAGCTTCAACCGCATGACCGAGGACCTCAAGGCCGGGAAATCGAGGCTCGAGGAGGCGAACCTCAGCCTGCGGCGCACCAACACGGAGCTCGAGCAGCGACGCCGCTACATCGAGATCGTGCTCAGCAACGTGCCGGCCGGCGTCATATCCATCGACAGGAGCGGCCGCATCACCTCGCTCAACCGCGTGGCCGCCGACATGCTGGGCACCAGCGAGTCCGCGGCCCTGGGGAGCAACTACAAGGACATCCTGCGCTCTCCCGAGCGCAACGCCCTGCGCGAGATGATAAGGGAGATGAACGAGCTCTCCGTCGAGTCCCTGGAGAGGCAGATGAAGGTGCGCATAAAGGGCAAGGACCTGACCGTGCTCGTCAACCTCAACGCCCTGCGCGACGAAGGCGGCGACTACATCGGCATGGTCGCCGTCCTCGACGACCTGACCCACCTGCTCAAGACCCAGCGCATGCTCGCCTGGAAGGAGGTGGCCCGCCGCATAGCCCACGAGATAAAGAACCCGCTCACACCCATAAAGCTCTCGGCCCAGAGGCTGCGGCGCAAGTACCTCCACGCCTTCGACGACAACCGCGTCTTCGACCAGTGCACGGCCACAATCATAAGGCAGGTCGAGGAGCTCAGGATACTGGTCAACGAGTTCTCCAGCTTTGCGCGCATGCCGGCGGCCGACCCCTCGCCCGACGACCTCAACGCCCTGGTGGACGAGACCGTGGCCCTCTACAGGGCCGGACGCAGGGAGATGGAGATAAGGACGATACTGGACCCCAACCTGCCGGTCCTCGACCTCGACCGCCGCCAGATAAAGCGCGTGATCATAAACCTCCTCGACAACGCCATAGCGGCTGTGGAGAAGGGCGGAGACATATGCGTGGAGACGCGCTTCGACATGGAGCTCGGCCTTGCGAGCCTCGAGGTGAGGGACACGGGCGCGGGCATAGACCCCGAGCTCAAGGACAGGCTCTTCGAGCCCTACTTCTCGACCAAGAAGTCGGGCACCGGCCTGGGGCTGGCAATCGTCAGCAACATCATAGCCGACCACAACGGCTACATGAGGGTGAAGGAGAACGTGCCCCGCGGCACGAGGTTCATCATCGAGTTTCCGGTAAAGGCGGCGGCCGTATGACGAGCGTACTCGTCGTAGACGACGAAAAGGAGATAAGGGACGCCCTCGAGGGCGTGCTCAGGGACGAGGACTACCGGGTCCTCACGGCCTGCGACGCCGAGCAGGCCCTCGCGGCCGTAGACGCCGGGGAGCCGGACATCGTGCTCCTCGACATATGGATGCCCGGCATGGACGGCCTCGAGGCCCTCGAGCGGATAAGGACGAGGGCCGCCCACCTGCCGGTCATCATGATCTCCGGGCACGGCACCATCGAGACGGCCGTGAAGGCCACCAAGCTCGGCGCCTACGACTTCATCGAAAAGCCCCTGTCGCTGGACAAGGTGCTCCTCGCCGTCGAGCACGCCCTGGAGAAGAGGAGGCTCGTCGAGGAGAACGAGGCGCTGCGCCGCAGGGAGCTCGAGCGCTACGAGATGATCGGCGTCTCCAGGGCCATGAAAAAGCTCAGGGACGACATAGCCCGCGTGGCGCCCACAAACGGCTGGGTGCTCATAACGGGAGAGAACGGCACGGGAAAGGAACTCGTGGCCCGCAACATCCACATGTTATCGAAGAGGTCGGCAAAGCCCTTCGTGGAGGTAAACTGCGCGGCCATACCGGAGGACCTCATCGAGAGCGAGCTCTTCGGCCACGAGAAGGGCGCCTTCACCGGCGCCGTGGCGCGCAGAAAGGGGAAGTTCGACCTCGCCGACGGCGGCACCATCTTCCTCGACGAGATAGGGGACATGAGCCTCAAGACACAGGCAAAGGTGCTGCGCATCCTGCAGGAGCGCAGCTTCGAGCGCGTCGGCGGCACGGAGAAGATAACCGTCGACGTGCGGGTCATAGCGGCGACAAACAAGGACCTCACGGCCGAGATGGAGGCAGGCAGGTTCCGCCAGGACCTCTACTACAGGCTCAACGTCATACCGTTCCACGTGAAGCCGCTGCGCGAGAGGACCGAGGACATCCCGGTCTTCGTCGAACACTACCTCAAGGAGTTCGCCCGCGAGACGACCCGCGAGCCGCTGAAGATATCCGGCGAGGCCGTCGATATGCTCAGAAGGTACAGGTGGCCCGGCAACGTGCGCGAGCTCAGAAACCTCATCGAGCGGCTCGTCATCATGGCGCCCGGGCCGGTCATAACGCCGGCGGACCTGCCGCCCTACGTCAGGGGCGAGGGCCTCAAGAGCCGCGGCCTTGCGGCCGCCACGCTCCGCGAGGCGCGCCGAGACTTCGAAAAGGAGTTCATCTGCCGCAAGATAGAGGAGTTCGGCGGAAACATAGCCAGGGCCGCCGAGGCCATGGGCATAGAGCGCAGCCACCTCTACAGGAAGATCAAGAGCTACGGCATAGACGTCTGAGATCGGTCGGGCCGGACCCGTCAGGGCGGGGGGGAAGGGGAGGAGGGGGGGAGCGCCCCTCCGGCGGCCCTCGGCGGCGCGCGTCTTGACTTGGCCCGATCCATGTGTTCTAATTCCAGTATGGGGGGGAGATTTCCTCGATATCTCGGTAACTCTCCGTTATCGTCTCACCGAGGGAACTCTCTGTAGAAGGACCACAGGCGGCGCGGCGCCCCTGTTCGGCGGCGCGGCGGCGATGGTCGCCCTCCACGGCCGAAGGCGGCGCGGCAGTGCGGCCCCCTTTCGCCCGTCCCGGCTTCGCCTTTGACGCCATGAAGATCAGGGTATTGATAGCGCTGAGCAACATGCTCTTTTCCAGGGGGATCGCCGGGCTCCTCGCCGCCGACGACGGCATCGAGGTCGTGGGCATCCACAAGACAGGCTCCAGGGCCTCCGAGGCCGTGACCGCCGCGGCCGACATCGTGCTCGTCGACCTCATGACCCTTTACAACGACATGAAGGACGGCGGGGGCGGAAAGGGAAAGACCGGCC encodes the following:
- a CDS encoding DUF4390 domain-containing protein gives rise to the protein MKTRPLLRGFFIAVLVVAAAWCDAAAAQARLDDVKVSTDPPFTVSFAVSDAFNDDLVEAIRSGIPTTFTYVAELHRLNTLWFDEPVQSWTFRHTVKYDTLKEEYEVTLGEKPGEEPGSKVRTRDFDEMKRLMATVDDVALRPEHKLEEGASYELRLMARLNAVDLPGILDYIFFFVKFWDVETDWYVHGFVYGGKEQGGAGAGGRR
- a CDS encoding HAMP domain-containing protein; this translates as MNETFRIEADRKRRRREFYIILAVIPLIVLLIYLESHVAVIKDVPVSTNILVFGLININIILLTLLIFLILRNTVKLFFESKRRVMGSRLRTKLITAFVALSIIPTFLLFFIVIGFINKSIDGWFDIKIEDSLEDSLELAQNYYRDTADKTLSAARRIADDLSTSGLVFRKVGIWRLIESQRRAGDFATVEVFSSQGTRIGYAISRKVTKTMVPNIAPEPVADSLDGEAWSFVETMPIGDVVRGLAPIHSVDGERVIGAVVVSYYVPRSQIAKMREISSAFENYKQLKLLKNPVKASYFTILLVITLLIVFFSIWIGRYIAREITVPIHELAEATHAVASGDLDVRINAESKDEVGLLVRSFNRMTEDLKAGKSRLEEANLSLRRTNTELEQRRRYIEIVLSNVPAGVISIDRSGRITSLNRVAADMLGTSESAALGSNYKDILRSPERNALREMIREMNELSVESLERQMKVRIKGKDLTVLVNLNALRDEGGDYIGMVAVLDDLTHLLKTQRMLAWKEVARRIAHEIKNPLTPIKLSAQRLRRKYLHAFDDNRVFDQCTATIIRQVEELRILVNEFSSFARMPAADPSPDDLNALVDETVALYRAGRREMEIRTILDPNLPVLDLDRRQIKRVIINLLDNAIAAVEKGGDICVETRFDMELGLASLEVRDTGAGIDPELKDRLFEPYFSTKKSGTGLGLAIVSNIIADHNGYMRVKENVPRGTRFIIEFPVKAAAV
- a CDS encoding sigma-54-dependent Fis family transcriptional regulator produces the protein MTSVLVVDDEKEIRDALEGVLRDEDYRVLTACDAEQALAAVDAGEPDIVLLDIWMPGMDGLEALERIRTRAAHLPVIMISGHGTIETAVKATKLGAYDFIEKPLSLDKVLLAVEHALEKRRLVEENEALRRRELERYEMIGVSRAMKKLRDDIARVAPTNGWVLITGENGTGKELVARNIHMLSKRSAKPFVEVNCAAIPEDLIESELFGHEKGAFTGAVARRKGKFDLADGGTIFLDEIGDMSLKTQAKVLRILQERSFERVGGTEKITVDVRVIAATNKDLTAEMEAGRFRQDLYYRLNVIPFHVKPLRERTEDIPVFVEHYLKEFARETTREPLKISGEAVDMLRRYRWPGNVRELRNLIERLVIMAPGPVITPADLPPYVRGEGLKSRGLAAATLREARRDFEKEFICRKIEEFGGNIARAAEAMGIERSHLYRKIKSYGIDV